A region from the Paenarthrobacter aurescens genome encodes:
- a CDS encoding DUF817 domain-containing protein: MRNFTSVEQSIDDAAHRYLDRTRGGRLRAGLTEFVVFGLKQAWACVFGAALLAVIIAARLWYPDNAGLARNDFLTLAAVVIQVLMISFRLETLRELRVILLFHVVGTVMELFKTDVGSWAYEAEGVLRIGAVPLFSGFMYAAVGSYMVRVFRLFDLRFDRYPRRWITALVAAAIYINFFSHHYIFDARWVLLAAVVLVYGRCVMHFRVFRRRFKMPILVSFLLVALFIWFAENIGTWSRAWLYPNQLEGWQAVSIDKLLAWFLLMIISVVLVAWVYKPEPLDAPAEVARLRRVSL; this comes from the coding sequence ATGCGTAACTTCACCTCGGTTGAGCAGTCCATTGACGACGCCGCTCACCGCTACCTGGACCGCACTCGCGGTGGCCGTCTGCGGGCCGGGCTGACCGAGTTTGTGGTCTTCGGGCTGAAGCAGGCGTGGGCGTGCGTGTTCGGGGCGGCGTTGCTCGCGGTGATTATCGCGGCCCGGCTTTGGTATCCGGACAACGCGGGCCTTGCCCGGAACGACTTCCTCACCCTCGCTGCCGTCGTTATCCAGGTTCTGATGATCTCTTTCAGGCTGGAGACGCTGCGGGAATTGCGGGTGATCCTGCTCTTCCATGTGGTGGGGACAGTGATGGAGCTGTTCAAGACGGACGTCGGATCCTGGGCGTACGAGGCGGAAGGTGTCCTGCGGATCGGGGCTGTTCCACTGTTCAGCGGCTTCATGTATGCCGCCGTGGGGTCCTATATGGTGCGGGTGTTCCGGCTGTTCGACCTTCGCTTTGACCGGTACCCGCGCCGCTGGATCACGGCCCTTGTTGCTGCTGCGATTTACATCAACTTCTTCTCGCACCACTACATCTTTGACGCGCGCTGGGTGCTGCTGGCCGCCGTCGTGCTTGTCTACGGGCGGTGCGTGATGCACTTCCGGGTGTTCCGGCGTCGTTTCAAGATGCCCATCCTGGTCTCGTTCCTGCTGGTGGCGCTGTTCATCTGGTTTGCGGAGAACATCGGCACGTGGTCCCGGGCATGGCTGTATCCGAACCAGCTGGAGGGCTGGCAGGCGGTCTCCATTGACAAACTTCTGGCATGGTTCCTGCTGATGATCATCTCCGTGGTGCTGGTGGCGTGGGTGTACAAGCCGGAGCCGCTTGACGCTCCTGCTGAGGTGGCTAGACTTCGCCGCGTATCGCTTTGA